The Eriocheir sinensis breed Jianghai 21 chromosome 28, ASM2467909v1, whole genome shotgun sequence region AAACTCAGCGACTGTCATCCATAGTCGGTTCTGCCAACTGAAGATGCCGGGGAAAGCTGGTGGAGGCACAAAAATTAAATGGGTAAGGTACAGCATAAATTTTGTGCAGTAATGCAGGTAAAACACAAATATTCATGTTACTTAAACAGTGGAACACATTACTGTAGTTCTAACAAGTACTTTATTCTAGCGATTCCTGTGAAACGGATCAACAGAGTGGGTGAGTAGGAGAGAGTGGGTTGGTGGGTGAGGGATTGACTGTGCTGAGAGTGCAGGAACAGGGAAGggtggagacacttctgccatggccaccccTTCAAGGGAAGAGGCCATAGaagatatagatagactgatagattccTGCAATAATAATAAGTTTTTTTGAAGTATTATTATAAATTCCTGATGAAAGACTCACTTTCCTCAGACCAGCTTCTAGCGGAGGCTGGAGCAAAGTTGGCCAGCATGAGGAGTCTTGTGGtatctgtcccatatttttcAAGCACTTCCTGTTGACACGAGAAAAGAGTGAGTCACAAGAACACTACAAACAACAGATGAATGGTCAGAACACCTGTGAAAATCTTTCACTGGCCAGGGATGGAGGAGGACGCTTACCTGCGGGTCAACACCATTATGCTTGCTTTTGCTCATCTTCTCAGTGGTGATGACTAGTGGTGCACCTGTACCCAGTTCCACAGGTGGCTCcactggtgagggagggagacaggagggaaacatcaccaccacagtaATATTTTAGTATTAGATAACTTGTTACTGCCTTATATATGGATGACTATAAAGCAAACTTACATTCCTTTACTAACTCACACTCATTCACTGACCAACTaaaacacacccacacatgcACACTCACCAACTAACACATTGACACACTAATCATTTACTCTCAATAACTCGGTcaccaacccacacccacacattcacTCACACCAACTGACCAGGAGACCCACCTGAGAAGTCCACTTGGTTGGTGGTGAGGTAGCGTCCTGTGTCCTTCACTCTGTACGCTGTgcccatcaccatccccatcatcaccagcCTTCTGAAGGGCTCCCAGTGGCTCACCAAGCCCTCGCTGGCCAGGAAGTGCTGCATGAACCTGGCGAACAGCATGTGGAGCACCGCTGTGTAGGGGGACAGCAGGAAGCAGAGTTGTGTTACGCTGTGTGTAACTGACTTCAAAGAGTAGTTTGTTGGTTTACTAATTTAACAAAGGACTgtttggctgactgattgacttgaaTTTGACCAGAGGAGTTTTATGGGTGTTGTGTCACTAGTAATAGATTTTCCTTCTGTTGTCTTGGTGGTGCTGTAAAATTGGCTAACAGTCATCAACACCTGGCGAGTAATGAGATGTAATGACATGAAACCGTCTACCCACCATGTTCCTTTCCCCCGATGTAGAGATCCACAGGCATGAGGGTGTCCTGGAGGTCATGGTGGAAGGGTTGCCGGCTGTTCTGGGGGTCAAGGAAGCGGAGGAAGTACCATGAAGAGTCAACGAAGGTGTCCATTGTGTCTGTTTCACGCTCGCTCTCCTGGCCACACCTGTccggggaagggggtgaaggtgatgggggggtctgtttccttcttctaGCATAGGCTTGAATGATTCTTTTAGAGGAGCAAAGGGTGCAAAGCTACCTGGCACATTTCATAATGGATGAAAGGCTGCAAAAAGGGTGGTGTCAGTAAGCTTCTGTTAGTAAAAGACAAGGGTATAACTCATAGTAAAtggataagttggataaattcatattCGGTTAAATCACAGGCAATATTTAGTTTCCTAATTTGTGTTGTAGTTGCACAATCATTGCTTAGTCCAATCATGTGTACAAAAATGTGCCTATCGTGTCCAACAGTTGAGGTAAGCAAAGTATTAATATTTTTGGAGGCCATGTGAGGGTGCTGGTGGCAGAGGCATAAGGCACCCCACCAGACAACAGCCAATCAGCAGCCTCCTTGCCAACCCCACTAGGAATACAGCCTCTGTTGGGGATCCAgcttgaggagagggaggggtctGGGGACCACTAATGTCTACGAGGGAAGTGAGTTATTTACTCTGTTTACTTTCAAGAGCAGCAAGTATGAAAAATATGATTCACTACTGTTATAATAAAGTGCAAGGGAAGCAAAGGTCACAGGGGAGGGGCTAACCTAGTCTGTCTGAAGGTGTTTATTGTTATCTGTTCATGTgaaggcaacaaaaagatgtcCAACAGTTTAAACAAGTACAGATATTTAAAGTTCTGCTCATGGCCTAGATGGTTAGTCTTTTGGCAAGATTTATTTTTACCCTTATTAATGAAAGGAAAAGCCTAAATCTGTGAGAAAATCATGCTAGTTTTGCAATCAAAGGTCCTACCTACTACTATACCAACTACACAATTCCTAGACCCTCAATCTTCTCCCATCTTGACTATTAATTTCTTTTCACAGACTGAAGTATCAGAAAGACTATATATTTTATGATGTAAGCAACTCCCATATTAATGACTGATGAAAAATTTAAGCTAAGACCAAAACTTTCCAAGCAGACAGATGGCTTATCATTGCTCTCAGCCTTACTTGGGGCAGGGGCACCTGAGCCACTCCTGTGCCTCCTTCAGGGGAGAGATGCCTCTCTTTGGGAAGTGTGTGATGCTGGGCAGCTCCACTGGCAGCTGGTCCTCAGGCACGGGCACAGCACCACAGGATGGGCAGTGGATGATGGGAATTGGGGTGCCCCAGTACCTCTGACGGGATATGAGCCAGTCCTTCAGCTTGGCGCTGGTCTCAAACCCTCCAGCCCTGGCCTCGAGCAGCCTCTGTGCCACCTGCTGCCGTGCCTCCTCAGGACGCAGACCACTCAGCTCCCCAGAATTGACAAGTTTGTCATTTTCAAGAACATGTGGGACTGTGAAGCCACATTCCCTTGAGATGTCGGCATCAAGCTTTGACACACATGGAATCCCCACATAAATATCTGCATCCTCAGCATACGGTAGACTGTCGCTTGTTATGACTGGAATTTTGCGTTGGCTGATAGGACACACGGCACTGACAGTCAGCAGCTGATGACCGGCTCGGCAGCATCTTCTGTGAGCCTCAGCATCAAGGGCATGGCCACTTCGAACTCCAATGAAGGCAATGCCGTGGAGCAGTTCTGGCTGTGCCATCCAGAGGTCCAGTCTTGCAATGGATGGCACCCCCTGGCCCTCCTTGTGTGTGttgtctccttccccttccatctcttggGTCTCCCTGGCTCTGGTGTCCTGCTCCTCACCCACCACTGACACCTCCACCCTGTACCCTCCACAGTCACCAATCCAGTGCCGCTGTATTTTGGTGATGTCACGCCAATTCTCCAGCATGGGATCTGAGAGGCCATCCAGAAGTGACTTAGAGAATCTGAAATACCAAGAAAGATTATTAGtcccaaccctcacatatgcaagagaaatgtgggcctggaatgaaagtcagaggtctagagtacaggcagtggaaatgagttatttgaggagtgcttgtggtgtgagtagaatggatggaatgagtgatgaaagtgtgtgtgagcgttttggaatgtgtcacgggggtgaagggactGGATGCTGTTCCTAACATCACATGGTAACACTAGAATTTGAAGTGACTCATCCTGGCTCTTAACTTCCATGGCCTGATGCTCTAAACCTCAAAACCACAGCGTATAGGCACCGCGTCGCCTATACTCCCACTCCAAGATGATACTGTGAAGACttgcatatacagtaaaaccccgattatccgaaagcggattatccgaaaaaccggattatccgaaattgatctggataatgcaattaaattttttttttctatactaaaacgttataaaacatcaaaaataaataaaagtaactacatagtatgtactatattaacacatttaaaattgataagaacagttaaaatgaatatgctttctaatacgtattgaaAATACAGTTatgaatagatcaatgtattagacaaaaacattaaacaaactctcaaactactgcacgactactctcaagACACTCttcactccatgccacattcccttccaacatacgaaaggcgcgataatatgagtcatcatactgtgtctccacctgcacgatgcatcaaggtcacacttgcaagcttgcacaaccattcacaatcgcactctgcaacattcacaattcagatctgcaacgctcacaagtatcaacatacactggtccagacaaggagacacacagacaaacatacaataaaacatttacatcacatgttttaagcgtgtACTTTGTTTAGCgtgttggtttcattgtttacatcgtcagtcggcggcgaCGGCACACCACACTACACTGGCGTCGCATATTTCGCCGCTGCCTacttcctctcacttctttctacatcaccatgccgaaagaaaccgggaaaGGAAGAAGTCGTCCTTatacagcagaacacaatgccgacgatcaaacgggcggcgatcaaaatggcggccataaatccggattatccgaaaaatcggcttatccgaaagaggcttccccccttccatttcggataatcggggttttactgtacttcAACCTCATGCTAAAGTTGacactcccttccattctttttttctagcCTTCACTCTataagaagggaaggcaggagggatgagatactggaaggaaggaggaaaagaatgacggcaggaaagaaagatgaaaggaaaggaggggaaaaggaacaaacaaaggaaggaaggaagcaaggaaggaatgaaggaataaacaaataaatgtggGAAGAATGGAACGAaccaatgaaagaaggaaggaaaggaaggcagaaagaatgacaggcaggaaggaagaaatgaaaaacgacacggaaaaaacgaaggaaggaaggcaggaagaaaagaataaaggcaggaaaggaagcaatggaaagggaaaggagaggaaaggaatgagggatggaaggaacaaaccaatgaaaaaagggagaggaaggaaagaaggaaagcagaaaggaaaggaatgagggatggagaggagcaCCTGGTGGTCTTGATGAACCACTGCCTGAGGAACCGCCGCTCCACCTTGGCCCCTGACCGCCAGGAACACCCCTGCTCATCCACCTGCTCGTTGGCCAGCACTGTCTGGTCCACCGGGTCCCAGTTCACCAGTGCCtgtgggaatgagaggaaggtgagaggagacggaaggagagatggaagatagaggagaggagagaaagaggatggagatggaaaaaggggagggagtggtgagaggagaggggaggagagatggaagatggaggaaaggagagaaagaggatggagatGGGAGAAGGAATGGGGGGAGTGGTGAGAGGAgcggggaggagagatggaagatgtgggagagaagaagaggaaggagatgggagatggAATGTAAGGAGtggtaagaggagagggaaggagagatggaagataaaggagaggagaggaagagaatgggaatacaaaaggagaggaggatatgggAGAAGGACAGGGAAGTGAGCTTTCCTGACAACCTGTATCAAAGAGGAAGGCCTGACAGTGATGTATCTCACCTCTTCCTGGTAGGCAAGTCCTGCTTGAAAAAGACGTAAGAACAGCCACTGAGTCCACTTGTAGTACTCGGGGTCACATGTGGCAAACTCCCGCTGCCACTCAAAGCTGCACCCTAACTCTAGCAGCTGCTCCTTCATCTGCTGGATGTTGGCATATGTCCAGCGGTCTGGCATCTCACCACTGTCAATGGCTGCATTCTCTGCTGGCAGCCCAAAGGCATCCCAGCCTATTGGGTGAATCACCTATGAAGGCACAAGTAACAAAGGATGAATATGTGAGGACAAGAATAAGTGAACACAAATGAAACCCTCTCCTTTAGCCACTTTGACACACCCATGGAAACAGATTTGTAGATAATACAAAATCAAGAGAAACAAAGAGTAGCAACCAATATGGTCCCAAGCCTGACAGATTTAATGTACAGTAAAAGATTAGAAAAGTTGAGGCTGCCATCCATagaagaatagagggagaggTGACATGATAGCTGTGTTCTGGACAATGAAGGGAGTTGGAATAACTGATAGAGAAGATCCATTTGTATGGGATGATGGAACACTTAAAGAACACGAGTGCTTCCATTTCCACAAAAATAAAGCAATACCTTGTAGCCTCTGTGGCAGTAGAACCTTGCCATGGCGTCACCTGTGGCATAGACCCGCACGTGTCCCAGGTGTAGCTTGCCAGATGGGTATGGAAACATGGACAGCACATATTTTTTTCCCAGGCCACCTCCATCACTGCTGGGGAGGTcacttgatattttgttttccatATATTACAGAATTTCTATGATTTATTTCAATAGACcttattcctatagttaaaaaaAATCTGCCTTTAGCAagcacagaaggaaagaaaaccagGAGACAAGAAAAATTAGGATAGAGTTTACAAAGTGTTGCAGAGTTTAACATACTTAtggtcaagaaaaaaaatatgtagagaaAACAAGAATCCAAGGGGAGGGGCTCTGAACACTaaacagggaggaaatgaagggtaaTAATGAACAATGTTTAcactgaaggaaaggagggacagtTATGTATTGCACTCACTCTTGTGAAAGCTTTTGGCAAGGGCTTCTATATTTATCCTTCCAAAATTCATCAACGTCCTTCTTGGTACTGTGGCTCAATTCATCATTCTGAAAAAGCAATCATACACTTGTTTTGTTTGATTTGATGACACTGGTGAACTGATAAATATTCAGAATGACAGTCATTTCAACATGGTGGAGCAAGCAAGCACTGGACCCACGCCACCCTCACCAGCAGAACCTCACCTTAATGCACTGGATAGTAGAGCAACCTATTGTTACTACAATACTGCCCTATCACCTCTTAGTTACTTGCTCCAATCTCAGGTATGAGTATGAGACAATAATTTATGATGGAAACAGTAATCTGACTCATGATTATTAGATTGAAATTTATTAGAAACAAAATAatgagttgggtgtaattctttATCGACGGCAGCCAAGGTGTGCTGCTTTACAGTATGTATGGAATGACTCACCGTGACGGGCCACACGCCAGTCTTGCTGTAGATGAGCCTCGGGCCATGGCCACCCAGCCCCTGCCTTCTTCCCTGTGATAACAGTCTACAAGCAGACCTTAGCCGCTCCATCCCTGCCTCCACGGACTGGCGGCcagcctcttctcttcttcagtgttttgcaGGGCTGGTTAGGGCATTGGGTCCAGCCTCTAAAGTCCCAGCAGAGTGAGTTGCTAGCGTCTGATGTTGATGTGTAGATGTGCCTCTAGGGTGGAGGTCACACAGGGCAGCCCAGAGGCAGTGAACACTGATGCACAACTCCTTGCACAGCAAAGCGTGCCTCTTTAACTGCCTGCCAAAGGAGATCTGGGACTTAACAAGAATATCAGTGGACAGCATGAAACACAAGCTGGACAAATGGCAGAGTGGGGTGCCGGACATTTTTCTCCCTGGAcgtattcccctctctctcatttatctatgTAATAAGAGCCAAAGTTTCTTTGTCTCAATGGATCTTTGCCAGGTTTATCGTGGAGGTCTTGATGAATCCTCATATCATGCTTTAATTAAACAAAATGGGTGTGAGCTGCCTCTGACCAAAGCAGGGAACACTCTAAAACTTGAAATATTCAGTGCATTTATATGTGTAGGGTTGAATACAGTATATATTAACCAAGGAAACTAAAACTTGAACTGGTAAAACTTTAAAACTTAAAATATTGTATACATTCATATGTGTAGGGTCAAAAAcagtgtaaaaaaacaaataaaactctGAAACTTGAATTATTTTATACACATGTGTAGGGTCCAATACTTGGTATATAAAAATCTGATAAAAGCATGTATGCATCAAGGATGAAAACATGCAATACTGTCATGTGTCTAGGCCCTAGACACATGACATTATTAGACCCTAGACTCTAGGGTCCAATACAATAACCACAGCCCTCAAAGTTTGTGGTAACTACAGTCTTTTTTCCATTTCGTCTATATCAGAGCTGGTCCTGGAGTTGTCTTGTGGACAGTTAACACTTTATTTTTGTGTGGTTGACCACATTCATCTTGAAGCAAGGCAAGACACGTTAAAGAACAGTCTTTGGATAAAACTGACTGGAGGGTAGCCACCTCTAGCAAAGTAAATACTTGCAACATGGATTATCTTTTTGATCCCTGAATGCATTAGAGTGTTCAATCTTGGCGCCACAACTGCagggtccctgaatgcagtgcagtaacaaatgacttctagaaaatagaaggggggtcgaggcGGGCAAAGCCCCCCATTAGGAGTGTCATGGGGGGCTAGTCTCCCCCCCAATTAAGGGGGTCAGGCGTggcgaagcccccccgttaggtaggttaggttagtttaaatctATTAGGCATGTGGTGTGAGGCAGCGGAAATACACAGCATGGGACGGGacaaggcggtggcgggggtggtccACGACACAGGCTGGTGGTACCAGGTGAGAGCATAGCAGTGGCGGGCACACAAAAGGCTTTAGTGATTTCTGGAAAAATACTATCTTCATAATAAAAACCATCATATTTTGTCTGGAAATAAGCAGTCAGTGTCTCAAAGTTAGTTGGCTACCCTTTTGTCAATAATCCCCCAGTCTTCTTTTAATGCATCAATGAGTTTCTACTAATATTGATGCTTGGGGCCAACCAAGCTAGAGAACACGTGATTCCTGTTCTCACACATGTTTGTATGGTCCTCTCCTGCCTGAGTAATGCCATGCATATTCAAAGTTCATAGAGAGGTGGATGGCACCAGGATGAATTTAAGAAAATCTACAAATGAACTACCACCCCAAAACTTAAACTAACATTGGGGCAGCTGAGTAACTTGTTGTATAGAAGTGGGGAAAATGTCAACATTGTAATATCACCTTTAGGATTAAGTTTACCCCTTCGATTGTATCATGAGGACCACATCTAGGGTACTTTTCAACCCCCGTAACTGAAAAACTAtgtatttgcgacgcatttcatgtttaccgccGCATTTCCCGCAGTCTCAAGGGCCCTCTagacaattttggttgcgaggggcgtgtctgggcaaacactagaataataccaagTATCCTACACTCGGCTCAGTGGCCCAGGGGATACAAACTCGCACCACAACACCCTCCCTGAAGTCACCCGCCTCAGCTGTGCTAATAACAAGCGGGATAAGCCCAAAGTCAGCAAGGGCAGGGGTGGCGGCGTGTTTACCTTGCCGTGGAGGGTTCGGCTGGCGTCCACCACGGAGCTAATGACTGACGGTGTGTTAATATCTGGCTGGCTGTGACGGTAACATGTCATCGCATGGTGTGTGGCCGATGCACAGTCCCGCCGCCCCGTCCTGGCGCACACaccggcagggcagggcaggggaggggggcgcacgtgcgtctgtttgtttacctgtgcaTTCAAGACGACTCCTTATTTCTGGTCTCGTGGTGTGACACAGTGAAGTACTCGTGAATTTATTTATCTAGTGATTTGTGAGTGATGTGAAGGACGAAACACTACATAACCACCGTCAGGGCACGAAAGCAAATTTTAAGTTGAGGCACGAACGCGCCTTTAGGTCGGCCatgtttttgttgtgtgtttgtcAATAATCCCCCGCACCgccgcccgccgcgccgccctccgCACCTGGACGCGGCCTCCTCGACGAACGACGGCCGGCGGGACCACCTCCTCCCCAGCGAGCCCAGGTGAGTGGCCTGGGGGTGAGGGGCCGCGGCTCCCCtcgaccccctctctctctctctctctctcccctggggTCAGGCCACAGGAgcttttcctcctcgccctctgttCTCATTGTGTCGCCGGGCTAATGCTGAGGGAGGGGCAGCCACCTCTTGCAAAGTTAATTCTGacattatggatttttttttggtTCCTGACTGCAGTGCAGTAACGAATGACCCGGAAAATAGAAGGGAGGTCGAGGGTGGCGAAGCCCCTCCGTTAAGGGGATCGAGGGGGGCAGAGCCCCTCTCATAGGAGTCAAGGCCCCCCTTTTAGGTAGGTTATGTTGGGTTAAGTTATAGGTGCCACACAAGAGTAATTTCACACATCGCAATGGAATGACTTTCTTTACACCGAGCTCTGGAGGACCAACAAATCACACCACATTTCTCTATTGATACTGTAAGACAGACTTTTTGCCTAAATGCCATCTTTATGTCCAGTGATGAGGTGCAGAAATAAATGGAACAAGTTCCCCGATTAGTCATCCTACAGACTACCGGTTGTGGACAAGAAACAGGGACTGACTGGAGAGAAAATAACACGAGAACGCTGAGAGCAGTGGCAGCCAACCTGTCGAGTGACTGGCCAACCTGTCGACAGGTTAGCCAGCCACTGCCCTCAGTGTTCTtgtgttattttctctcctttctgtcccTGTCTCTTGTCCACAGCTGGTATTCTGCAGAATGACCTAATTGGGAAACTTGTTCCACTTATTTCTGCATCTGAGCATGCCACAAGAGGATGATATTTCGGCAAAAAATCTGCCTTGCAGCACCAACGGAGGAAGTGATACAAAGccggacaggtcaaaagaagaagaagaagcacggTGTGGTTTGTTGGTCCTCCAGAGCTTGACCCGAGCTTGAACTTGATGAGTTGTGCATGACACCTATAGTAAAACTATTTTCAAGAGTCAACTTTGACGTCGGCCACTGTGGGTCAGCTCTGCCATACAGCCCAACGTCTTTCTCTTGCTCTCATATGTCAGTTGTTTACTGCTTCTAAGTGAATATAATTAATGATTTGTTAACCCAATAAGGCTATATGGTGTTtagattgttttatatttttaggataataacaatgattttgTACAAATACCACAACGCTTGAAAATGTTGTTTTGTGAAATTGTCAATGTGCTGAGGATCTGATCCAGGTCACTTCCCTCAAGGTCATGGCCAGGATGGAAGCAGCCAGGCTGtcatctccccctcacccctccacacAGTTGACAGCTGATCCATTTATTCCTCAattgttttattttgttaattataTGGGATCATTGAATTCAATCcttattatgaaaataaatatacacagaatGTTTAAAGATTTcttataagcagagagagagagggggagagaggggagggtccGTACTCTCCACCTAGGCTCCAATCAGATAATTGGAGACATTTAGATGTAGCAGCATGGTGGGTTGATGCTGATCCTCAATGGCCAAAACCAAAAGAGACTCATGAAAATGGTTTTactataggttaggttagtttaaatgtATTAGCCATGCAGTGTGGGCAGACGGAAGTATGCAGCGCGGGACGGGGCTGCAGCGGGGGTGGTCCACTACGCTGACCTGTGGCAATAGGTAGGAGCGGGGCAGCAGCAGGTGCACCTCGGGCATTGAAAAGTCGATCATATATATAGTGATATCTGGAAAATAAAACTATTTTCATAATAAAAAGTATTATATTTTGCCCAGAAATAAATGGTCAGTGTCTCTAAATTACTAGGCTACCCTCTCTTCAACAATCCCCTGTCATAGTTACCATCCCCAGCTGTGGTAGGTTACTATTTAAGTGGCGGATGGTTACTATAGTGGAACCAGATTGACGAGATCATTTTTATGTTGGCTCCCTtgagtcctttcctccctgccgctctggcacacagtcccaacacctacctcttcctctcatatgttaggtATAGGCAACATATgataggaagagataggtgttgggactgtgtggcagagtggggggggggaagggaccCACCAATCTGGTTGCACTATAGCTGTTAGGTTAAGGCGAGGTTCTGTTTGTGGAGGAGAATGCTGCATTGCAGGGCGTGGGTTTGCTGGTGGTCTGCTCTGTCGTATCAAGGCAGGTGTAAGTCTGGAGTTTTCcgtgtttccttctcttcatcagcGTTAGGTCTGGTGTTATTTATGTCTCTCCATTGGAGCTCTCCACTggataatcatttttttttttacttttcaaaatttctttcaatcttttatcaatttacttttttcttatttcaatttcataattttgaatatatatatatatatatatatatatatatatatatatatatatatatatatatatatatatatatatatatatatatatatatatatatatatatatatatatatatatatatatatatatatatatatatatatatatatatatatatatatatatatatatatatatatatatatatattctgaaggCTTGTGAAATACTTATCTAATATTCGTTGAAAATCTTGACCTGAGCATTATTACCTGGCACAGGAGAGACCGGGATCTGAAAGGCCTTGCAGAAACTAAATTGCAACCTAAAGTAGCCTAACCAAATATCCTATAGGCCGTATAGTATAGGGCATTGACCTCCTTGGCAGTTTATAACTTTATTTATATCTTTTCTCCTTGCTCCACTGATTCAGGATAACCTAATGTCATCAGTGTGTCTGCTTGGGTGTCAGGCCCAGGctttacctctcctttctttgGGGATGATGTAACCCTTTCTTGGCATGGATAATGAAACCACATTACTTTCAATATCCCTATGGCAGCAAATTCATTCCTGATTATATTTGTAGATCTTGTGTTGTACTACTATTTTGTTGTCCTCCTGGCAGGGATAATAAAACCACATTACTTTCAACATTCCCACAGCATCAAAGGCATTCCTGTTTAAATTTGTAGACCTCATGTGGCACTACTTGTTGCTTTCTCAATGCTGTCCTGTCTAAGAGGAGCACCAAGTCAGTAGGTCATCTTTACAAATGACAGAACGACAGGTCATCACCCTTGTCTCATATATCTTTTTGGGTAGTCACCTTACCTTTGTCCTACTTCTCTAGGGGGTTGAATTTACTCCTCAGGACATGAAAACCTTTTGGGGGTAAACTGTTGTATGAAATTGACCTTCACAAGAGCATATATTTGGTTCTCTATTTTTGCTTGTTGCCGGATGCAGATGTTGGGGTCAAGGGGTTCACTGTTGGGGGCATTGCCAGGCTCAGGGGCTTAAAAGTTCAGTGTCTGGCAGCAGCTCTaatggtggcaggggtggtggtggtggtggttgtcctgGGTGCTAAGCTGAgtcatgggggtgggggggtgagagagagagag contains the following coding sequences:
- the LOC127004453 gene encoding probable leucine--tRNA ligase, mitochondrial isoform X2; protein product: MERLRSACRLLSQGRRQGLGGHGPRLIYSKTGVWPVTNDELSHSTKKDVDEFWKDKYRSPCQKLSQDDGGGLGKKYVLSMFPYPSGKLHLGHVRVYATGDAMARFYCHRGYKVIHPIGWDAFGLPAENAAIDSGEMPDRWTYANIQQMKEQLLELGCSFEWQREFATCDPEYYKWTQWLFLRLFQAGLAYQEEALVNWDPVDQTVLANEQVDEQGCSWRSGAKVERRFLRQWFIKTTRFSKSLLDGLSDPMLENWRDITKIQRHWIGDCGGYRVEVSVVGEEQDTRARETQEMEGEGDNTHKEGQGVPSIARLDLWMAQPELLHGIAFIGVRSGHALDAEAHRRCCRAGHQLLTVSAVCPISQRKIPVITSDSLPYAEDADIYVGIPCVSKLDADISRECGFTVPHVLENDKLVNSGELSGLRPEEARQQVAQRLLEARAGGFETSAKLKDWLISRQRYWGTPIPIIHCPSCGAVPVPEDQLPVELPSITHFPKRGISPLKEAQEWLRCPCPKCGQESERETDTMDTFVDSSWYFLRFLDPQNSRQPFHHDLQDTLMPVDLYIGGKEHAVLHMLFARFMQHFLASEGLVSHWEPFRRLVMMGMVMGTAYRVKDTGRYLTTNQVDFSVEPPVELGTGAPLVITTEKMSKSKHNGVDPQEVLEKYGTDTTRLLMLANFAPASARSWSEETFPGIFSWQNRLWMTVAEFIEARQGIKDSIGTISAEEREEHEQHLWHARNHSLSNITYVMEHTHQLNAAISFMQALTISLRKVPMITMLSEEFERTLAAQIIMLSPLTPHFASELWAGFSSVAACPSIKKELPLTEQPWPEVDQDYPLPLRYSIPGEEPQQVKVPRRELDTLTPARALQLVSAEEGFQQHLQGRTVLETYLKILPGLRASVSFTYSVHDLARAKEALKKKKEEKKKQKLEKRLKRKQGTIK
- the LOC127004453 gene encoding probable leucine--tRNA ligase, mitochondrial isoform X1, producing MERLRSACRLLSQGRRQGLGGHGPRLIYSKTGVWPVTNDELSHSTKKDVDEFWKDKYRSPCQKLSQDSDGGGLGKKYVLSMFPYPSGKLHLGHVRVYATGDAMARFYCHRGYKVIHPIGWDAFGLPAENAAIDSGEMPDRWTYANIQQMKEQLLELGCSFEWQREFATCDPEYYKWTQWLFLRLFQAGLAYQEEALVNWDPVDQTVLANEQVDEQGCSWRSGAKVERRFLRQWFIKTTRFSKSLLDGLSDPMLENWRDITKIQRHWIGDCGGYRVEVSVVGEEQDTRARETQEMEGEGDNTHKEGQGVPSIARLDLWMAQPELLHGIAFIGVRSGHALDAEAHRRCCRAGHQLLTVSAVCPISQRKIPVITSDSLPYAEDADIYVGIPCVSKLDADISRECGFTVPHVLENDKLVNSGELSGLRPEEARQQVAQRLLEARAGGFETSAKLKDWLISRQRYWGTPIPIIHCPSCGAVPVPEDQLPVELPSITHFPKRGISPLKEAQEWLRCPCPKCGQESERETDTMDTFVDSSWYFLRFLDPQNSRQPFHHDLQDTLMPVDLYIGGKEHAVLHMLFARFMQHFLASEGLVSHWEPFRRLVMMGMVMGTAYRVKDTGRYLTTNQVDFSVEPPVELGTGAPLVITTEKMSKSKHNGVDPQEVLEKYGTDTTRLLMLANFAPASARSWSEETFPGIFSWQNRLWMTVAEFIEARQGIKDSIGTISAEEREEHEQHLWHARNHSLSNITYVMEHTHQLNAAISFMQALTISLRKVPMITMLSEEFERTLAAQIIMLSPLTPHFASELWAGFSSVAACPSIKKELPLTEQPWPEVDQDYPLPLRYSIPGEEPQQVKVPRRELDTLTPARALQLVSAEEGFQQHLQGRTVLETYLKILPGLRASVSFTYSVHDLARAKEALKKKKEEKKKQKLEKRLKRKQGTIK